A genomic window from Periweissella cryptocerci includes:
- the hflX gene encoding GTPase HflX, with protein MEEQFEVQPVIIAGLDKNDPSFAYSMEELANLIDANNMEVAETVTQKLDRPNAGTYFGKGKVEELKELVEATGVSLIVTNDELSPSQIRNIEAGTGASVIDRTGLILDIFANRAKSKEAKLQVAIARLQYQLPRLRTSMNVRMDQQTAGSGSGGFTNRGSGETKLEMDRRTIENSITHLKEELSVITKSEDTRRAQRDKSGIPTVALVGYTNAGKSTIMNGLVRMYGQGEDKTVFEKNMLFATLDTSVRQLTLPDQKQFLLSDTVGFVSKLPHNLVSAFRSTLAEAAKADLLLQVVDYSDPNYKDMMETTELTLKQIGVTDIPMIITFNKADLAQAPVAYPTREGDNIIISAREDDSLNALLAIIKEKVFKDYVTENLLIPFSDGQVVTYLNEHANINSTEYLEEGTLLNVELQSADAARFEKYVYSE; from the coding sequence ATGGAAGAACAATTTGAAGTACAACCGGTCATCATTGCTGGTTTAGATAAAAATGATCCCAGTTTTGCCTACTCAATGGAAGAATTAGCTAACTTAATTGATGCTAATAACATGGAAGTGGCTGAAACTGTCACTCAAAAACTCGACCGCCCCAATGCCGGAACTTACTTTGGTAAAGGGAAAGTTGAAGAACTCAAGGAACTCGTTGAAGCAACCGGCGTATCCTTGATTGTTACTAATGATGAATTATCACCTTCCCAAATTCGGAACATCGAAGCTGGAACAGGTGCTTCAGTGATTGACCGGACTGGTTTAATCCTGGATATCTTCGCCAATCGTGCCAAGTCAAAGGAAGCCAAATTGCAAGTTGCCATTGCGCGCCTCCAATATCAACTTCCACGCTTGCGGACTAGTATGAATGTCCGCATGGACCAACAAACAGCTGGTTCTGGTAGTGGTGGCTTTACCAACCGTGGTTCTGGTGAAACTAAGCTCGAAATGGATCGCCGGACTATCGAAAATAGCATTACTCATTTAAAAGAAGAACTCTCAGTTATCACCAAGTCTGAAGATACCCGTCGCGCCCAACGTGATAAATCAGGTATCCCAACTGTCGCCCTCGTCGGTTATACCAATGCTGGTAAATCAACGATTATGAACGGGCTTGTGCGGATGTATGGCCAAGGTGAAGACAAGACCGTCTTTGAAAAGAACATGCTTTTTGCCACTTTGGACACTTCGGTTCGTCAATTAACTTTGCCTGACCAAAAGCAATTCTTGCTGAGCGATACAGTTGGGTTCGTTTCTAAGTTGCCTCACAACTTGGTGAGTGCCTTCCGTTCAACTCTGGCGGAAGCAGCTAAGGCTGACCTCTTGCTCCAAGTGGTTGACTACTCAGACCCTAACTACAAAGACATGATGGAAACAACCGAACTCACATTGAAACAAATCGGGGTTACCGATATTCCAATGATTATTACGTTCAACAAAGCGGATTTGGCGCAAGCACCCGTTGCTTACCCAACTCGCGAAGGTGATAACATCATTATTTCAGCGCGTGAAGATGATTCCTTGAATGCTTTATTAGCAATCATCAAGGAAAAAGTTTTCAAGGATTACGTGACTGAAAATCTCTTGATTCCATTCAGCGATGGTCAAGTCGTAACATACTTGAACGAACACGCTAACATCAATTCAACCGAATACCTTGAAGAAGGTACCCTTTTGAACGTTGAACTCCAATCAGCTGATGCCGCCCGTTTTGAAAAGTACGTTTATTCTGAATAA
- a CDS encoding histidine phosphatase family protein, producing the protein MQPINIYLVRHGQTYFNLYKRMQGWSDMPLTEKGIADGHRAGRVLKDVSFDAAYSSDLTRAVNTAKYILSENQASALTEPTPMPEFREVSFGSFEGLTGEFAVSMVAAKLENVESFTELMASEGADGTMEAFKAGDPYGHAEGAQEFWDRINTGLDILRDRQEPGDNVLLVSHGATIRSIAGRFGLKAYEGQAPANGAITKLELTEDTVKVVFYNETDNLPG; encoded by the coding sequence ATGCAACCAATTAACATTTATCTCGTCCGCCACGGACAAACTTATTTCAACCTTTACAAGCGTATGCAAGGATGGAGCGACATGCCCCTTACTGAAAAAGGAATTGCCGATGGGCACCGTGCCGGCCGTGTATTAAAAGATGTTAGCTTTGATGCTGCTTACTCAAGCGACTTGACACGGGCTGTTAACACTGCAAAATACATCTTGAGCGAAAACCAAGCAAGCGCCCTCACTGAACCAACTCCAATGCCTGAATTCCGAGAAGTTTCTTTTGGTTCATTTGAAGGTTTAACGGGTGAATTTGCCGTTAGCATGGTCGCTGCTAAACTCGAAAACGTTGAATCATTCACCGAATTGATGGCCTCTGAAGGTGCCGATGGTACCATGGAAGCTTTCAAAGCCGGCGATCCTTATGGACACGCTGAAGGCGCCCAAGAGTTCTGGGATCGTATCAACACTGGTCTTGATATTTTACGCGATCGCCAAGAACCTGGTGATAATGTCTTGCTCGTATCACACGGAGCAACAATTCGCTCAATTGCTGGCCGCTTTGGTTTAAAAGCATATGAAGGTCAAGCACCCGCCAATGGTGCAATTACTAAACTTGAATTAACAGAAGATACCGTCAAAGTTGTGTTCTACAACGAAACTGATAATCTTCCCGGATAA
- the helD gene encoding RNA polymerase recycling motor HelD, translating to MADQIHEYEQSHLTDVLEKIKIAQVKTQAELDKTEKDRSDIEAGWGDVRIKTSTYENMLDTALSVRQQQQLITERQNSFQHATTRLETLKKLEVNPYFARIDFQERGEQKAETIYIGLGSFSDTPDHFLIYDWRAPISSIYYDGGLGEVTYLTPDGNQTVDVDLKRQFQIADGVVVTIFDTDEAVGDQMLLEALSGDSDTKMKSIVTTIQKEQNKIIRNTAADLLFVQGAAGSGKTAAVLQRVAYLLYRYRGNLDSGQVVLFSPNQLFNDYIDQVLPELGEQNMVQMTYFQYSNRRLPNMRVETLQERFEEDNDLAAQRITNFKGSLAFFKVVQQYAETLNRSNVRFRDIKFQGEAFFDKDKIAKMFYGYNENYKLGQRLNATKDSLTNSLTGKVGSELKQKWVEEAIQNLTKTEIDSLFGDEPREFASEEKEYNFLARKIVTEAFKPIAHAIHRNRFINVNAQFAHFLRSVPNFVDLNQWGITADDWSKSVTKTVTDFKDKRLSLADVSAYLYLYDLLTGKHGERDIRFVFIDEIQDYTAFQLAFLKFSFPKAKFTMLGDLNQAIFTKENSRTLLQELGTLFDSDKIEVVQLTQTYRSTQQITDFSKEILVNGETITAFNRSGNLPTVTIEDNSAALYARLVSQINTNNGMNETTAIITKSLAEGEAVYAELKQQDVAVTLIRSENQRLAHGVIIVPSYLAKGLEFDAVVIWDASKKMYPLEDERQLLYTIASRAMHQLTVLALDELTPLLDRVNPDLYEVTE from the coding sequence ATGGCAGATCAAATTCACGAGTACGAACAAAGTCACTTAACGGACGTGCTCGAAAAAATAAAAATTGCACAAGTTAAAACCCAAGCAGAACTCGATAAGACTGAAAAAGATCGCTCAGATATTGAAGCGGGTTGGGGCGATGTCCGGATCAAAACTAGCACATATGAAAATATGTTGGATACGGCACTATCAGTTCGGCAACAACAACAATTAATCACAGAACGTCAAAATAGTTTCCAACATGCAACAACACGCTTGGAAACCTTAAAAAAATTAGAAGTCAATCCATACTTTGCGCGGATTGATTTTCAAGAACGTGGTGAACAAAAAGCCGAAACAATTTATATTGGGTTAGGTTCATTTTCCGATACACCGGATCATTTCTTGATATATGATTGGCGTGCGCCGATTTCATCAATCTACTACGATGGTGGGTTAGGTGAAGTGACATATTTAACACCAGATGGTAATCAAACGGTTGATGTGGATCTTAAGCGTCAATTCCAAATCGCAGACGGTGTTGTGGTAACAATTTTTGATACAGATGAAGCTGTCGGGGATCAAATGCTTTTGGAAGCCTTAAGTGGTGACTCAGATACTAAAATGAAGAGTATCGTGACGACAATCCAAAAGGAACAAAATAAAATTATTCGGAATACCGCTGCTGACTTGTTGTTTGTTCAAGGGGCAGCAGGTTCTGGTAAAACGGCGGCAGTATTGCAACGGGTTGCGTACTTGCTTTACCGTTACCGCGGAAACTTAGATAGCGGACAAGTGGTCTTGTTCAGTCCTAACCAATTGTTTAATGACTATATTGATCAAGTTTTGCCAGAACTCGGTGAACAAAACATGGTCCAAATGACGTACTTCCAATACTCAAACCGACGTTTACCCAACATGCGCGTGGAAACTTTGCAAGAACGTTTTGAAGAAGATAACGACTTAGCGGCCCAACGGATTACTAATTTTAAAGGGAGCTTAGCATTCTTTAAGGTTGTCCAACAGTATGCTGAAACGTTGAACCGGAGTAATGTCCGTTTCCGTGATATTAAGTTTCAAGGTGAGGCGTTCTTTGATAAGGATAAAATCGCCAAAATGTTCTATGGTTACAATGAGAATTACAAGCTAGGACAACGTTTGAATGCGACAAAGGATAGTTTGACTAATTCGCTAACTGGTAAAGTTGGTAGTGAATTGAAACAAAAATGGGTTGAAGAAGCGATTCAAAACCTAACCAAAACTGAAATTGATTCATTGTTTGGCGATGAACCACGGGAATTTGCATCGGAAGAAAAGGAATACAACTTCTTAGCACGTAAGATTGTGACAGAAGCCTTCAAGCCGATTGCCCACGCAATTCACCGTAACCGTTTCATTAATGTAAACGCCCAATTTGCGCACTTTTTGCGTTCAGTACCAAACTTCGTTGATTTGAATCAATGGGGAATCACGGCTGATGATTGGTCAAAGAGTGTGACTAAGACGGTTACTGACTTTAAAGACAAGCGTTTGTCACTTGCCGATGTCTCGGCTTACTTGTACTTGTATGATTTGTTGACTGGTAAGCATGGTGAACGTGATATTCGCTTTGTCTTCATTGATGAAATTCAAGATTATACTGCTTTCCAATTAGCCTTCTTGAAATTTAGTTTTCCAAAAGCTAAGTTCACGATGCTGGGTGATTTGAACCAAGCAATCTTTACGAAGGAAAATTCACGTACGCTCTTACAAGAATTGGGGACACTCTTTGATTCAGATAAAATTGAAGTTGTGCAATTAACCCAAACATATCGTTCAACCCAACAAATTACAGATTTCTCTAAGGAAATTTTGGTAAACGGCGAAACGATTACTGCATTCAACCGAAGTGGTAATTTGCCAACTGTGACGATTGAGGATAATAGTGCAGCCTTGTACGCCCGTTTAGTGAGCCAAATTAATACGAATAATGGTATGAACGAAACAACTGCCATTATTACCAAGTCATTGGCTGAAGGTGAAGCCGTCTATGCTGAGCTTAAACAACAAGACGTTGCAGTGACCCTGATTCGTTCCGAAAACCAACGTTTAGCACATGGGGTGATTATCGTACCGTCATACTTGGCTAAGGGATTGGAATTTGATGCGGTTGTCATCTGGGACGCCTCTAAGAAAATGTATCCACTTGAAGATGAACGCCAACTCCTTTACACAATTGCTTCACGGGCAATGCACCAATTAACCGTGTTAGCATTGGATGAACTGACACCACTCTTAGATCGAGTGAACCCAGATTTATATGAGGTTACGGAGTAA
- the coaA gene encoding type I pantothenate kinase: METFVNYEVYQRDRWATFGQPVRELSPAVLQELVAKHPAFNEAELLAVYQPVASLIQQHFIDYQMAQQHQASFTAQSAQAMPFVIGLTGSVAVGKSTTAALLKDLLTIMCPELSTALVSTDGFLYPSAYLKAHNLMGQKGFPVSYDTDALTSFLLAVKDRQAEIKVPIYSHELYDIVPDEYEVLRAPDIVLVEGVNALQRPKLGLVPRDLMDLTIYVDAKTDLIKTWFLERFEDLLDEAVDHPDSFYYQYTADRPAAFQAAKDVWHAINEVNLEKYILPSRAHADLVLIKGPNHHVERVALKKY; this comes from the coding sequence ATGGAAACGTTCGTAAATTACGAGGTATATCAGCGGGATAGATGGGCAACGTTTGGACAACCGGTGCGCGAACTCTCGCCGGCCGTCTTACAGGAATTGGTTGCAAAGCACCCAGCGTTTAATGAAGCAGAACTATTAGCTGTGTACCAACCAGTTGCTAGCTTAATTCAACAACATTTTATTGATTATCAAATGGCGCAACAGCATCAGGCGAGTTTTACGGCTCAATCGGCGCAAGCAATGCCATTTGTGATTGGTTTAACTGGCAGTGTGGCAGTTGGTAAATCGACGACGGCAGCATTATTGAAGGATTTGCTGACGATAATGTGCCCAGAATTATCGACGGCACTAGTTTCAACGGATGGCTTTTTATATCCGTCGGCATATCTGAAGGCTCATAATTTAATGGGGCAAAAAGGATTTCCAGTGTCATATGATACTGATGCGTTGACTAGTTTTCTGTTAGCCGTCAAAGATCGCCAAGCAGAGATTAAGGTACCGATTTATTCACATGAACTATATGATATTGTTCCTGATGAATATGAAGTCTTACGAGCACCAGACATTGTACTAGTTGAGGGTGTTAACGCGTTACAACGACCTAAACTAGGATTAGTGCCCCGTGATTTAATGGATTTAACAATCTATGTTGATGCGAAGACTGACCTGATTAAGACCTGGTTCTTGGAACGCTTTGAAGATTTACTTGATGAAGCGGTTGATCACCCTGATAGTTTCTACTATCAATATACGGCTGATCGACCTGCTGCATTCCAAGCAGCCAAGGACGTTTGGCATGCTATTAATGAAGTAAACTTAGAAAAATACATCTTACCTTCCCGGGCACATGCCGATTTAGTCCTCATAAAAGGGCCAAATCACCACGTAGAACGGGTAGCATTGAAGAAATATTAG
- a CDS encoding LysM peptidoglycan-binding domain-containing protein, whose product MNVKNTILSATGLIAALVTTGVVASADTTVTVQPGDSVSAIAVKNNTTVAAIAAANKMDNTNLIFVNEQLTVPTSSNTNQSTNNNQATTKQASAQEQVAPVKQATVKDTTATKSTSTGYQGSQSSAKAWIANRESGGNYGARNGQYVGKYQLSSSYLHGDYSAANQERVADQYVTSRYGSWEGAKAHWMANGWY is encoded by the coding sequence ATGAACGTCAAGAATACAATTTTATCAGCAACTGGTTTAATCGCAGCTTTAGTAACAACGGGGGTTGTTGCGAGTGCTGATACAACAGTTACAGTTCAACCTGGTGATTCAGTTTCAGCAATTGCTGTTAAGAACAACACCACGGTTGCTGCAATTGCTGCAGCTAACAAGATGGACAACACTAACTTAATCTTTGTTAATGAACAATTAACTGTACCTACTTCAAGCAACACTAACCAATCAACAAACAACAACCAAGCAACAACTAAGCAAGCTTCAGCCCAAGAACAAGTGGCTCCTGTAAAGCAAGCAACAGTTAAGGACACTACGGCAACCAAGAGCACTTCTACTGGTTACCAAGGTTCACAATCTTCTGCTAAGGCATGGATTGCTAACCGCGAATCTGGTGGTAACTACGGTGCCCGTAATGGTCAATACGTAGGTAAGTACCAATTATCATCATCATACTTGCACGGTGACTACTCAGCCGCTAACCAAGAACGTGTTGCTGATCAATATGTAACTAGCCGTTATGGTTCATGGGAAGGTGCTAAAGCGCACTGGATGGCCAATGGTTGGTACTAA
- a CDS encoding MDR family MFS transporter → MQAVDANGKPFNRGLLIAVLLIGTFVTVLNQTVLATALPTLMKSLHESLGTVQWLTTGFMLVNGIMIPVSAWMSNRFNTKWLYLGAMFVFLIGTVTAFTSSTFAQLLTGRLIQALAVGVAMPLLQVIMLSIFPANNRGAAMGMAGLVIGLAPAMGPTLSGWILDNYKWQTLFGIMIPIIALVLIAGLFFMKPVIHTKKEPLDFLSVGLSTIGFGGMLYGFSEVSGEGWGDIAHVIAPLVIGVIFIALFVWRQLKLEKPLLELRVFKNKQFTITTILASLVMMAMIGAEMVIPQYLQTVRGMTPFHAGLTLLAGALMMGVMSPITGQIYDKIGAKKLAITGLILLTVGTVPFTFLTVGTPVINVTVLYAVRMFGIAMVMMPVTTAGMAALSGEMIAHGTAVNNTARQVASSMGTAVMISVLSNVVKTNMPAHKLLKAEPLQYGRDALNAALSGYHAAFWLAIGFAIVGLIVAFTLEGHRHKSQVLVRGGKNK, encoded by the coding sequence ATGCAAGCAGTAGATGCAAACGGTAAGCCATTTAACCGTGGTTTGTTGATTGCCGTGCTGTTGATTGGGACATTCGTTACCGTCCTTAACCAAACAGTCTTAGCAACCGCCTTACCAACCTTAATGAAGTCATTACACGAATCATTAGGGACCGTTCAATGGTTAACCACCGGATTCATGTTGGTGAACGGGATTATGATTCCAGTCTCAGCCTGGATGAGTAATCGCTTTAATACAAAATGGTTGTACTTGGGTGCAATGTTTGTCTTCTTGATTGGGACAGTTACAGCATTCACCTCATCAACCTTTGCGCAATTATTAACGGGACGTTTGATTCAAGCGTTGGCTGTTGGGGTTGCGATGCCATTATTGCAAGTTATCATGCTTTCAATCTTCCCAGCTAACAACCGTGGTGCAGCCATGGGGATGGCCGGGTTAGTTATTGGGTTAGCACCAGCCATGGGACCTACGCTTTCTGGTTGGATTTTAGATAACTACAAGTGGCAAACTTTGTTTGGAATTATGATTCCAATCATTGCACTTGTGTTGATTGCAGGTCTTTTCTTTATGAAACCTGTTATTCACACTAAAAAAGAACCATTGGACTTCTTATCAGTTGGATTATCAACAATTGGTTTCGGTGGGATGTTGTATGGATTCTCTGAAGTTTCTGGCGAAGGCTGGGGCGACATTGCACACGTAATCGCACCATTGGTAATCGGTGTAATTTTCATTGCCCTCTTCGTTTGGCGTCAACTTAAGCTTGAAAAGCCATTATTGGAATTACGTGTTTTCAAAAACAAGCAATTTACAATTACAACAATTTTAGCTTCATTAGTAATGATGGCGATGATTGGTGCCGAAATGGTTATCCCACAATACTTGCAAACTGTTCGCGGGATGACACCATTCCACGCTGGGTTAACATTGTTAGCTGGGGCATTAATGATGGGTGTTATGTCACCTATCACTGGTCAAATTTACGATAAAATCGGTGCTAAGAAGTTGGCGATTACTGGTTTGATTCTTTTGACAGTTGGGACAGTACCATTCACATTCCTTACAGTTGGTACACCTGTTATTAACGTGACAGTCTTGTATGCTGTGCGGATGTTTGGTATTGCGATGGTTATGATGCCAGTAACGACTGCTGGGATGGCAGCCTTGTCAGGCGAAATGATTGCCCACGGGACCGCCGTAAATAACACGGCGCGTCAAGTTGCATCATCAATGGGTACTGCAGTTATGATTTCTGTTTTATCTAATGTTGTTAAGACAAACATGCCAGCGCACAAGTTGTTAAAAGCTGAACCATTACAATACGGTCGTGATGCATTGAACGCCGCCTTGAGTGGTTATCACGCCGCCTTCTGGTTGGCAATTGGTTTTGCGATTGTCGGCTTGATTGTCGCATTTACACTTGAAGGCCACCGTCATAAGAGTCAAGTCTTAGTACGAGGAGGTAAGAACAAATGA
- a CDS encoding DUF4811 domain-containing protein, protein MILTLVIISAILFFIFFVLIYNRFVSYVLSFIAFILLVGSLFMLVENDHSHLGMTKVTTEKQTVIYSAGDSKSPISMLLYQPIGTNGHDNVYIYKAAKKDKKPSHTQTDGKTTNKVKLVDSDTATLEVKTTRYEYKRSLDKFLFGIGGNDKEVVKRVNTFNIPKEAWAKLSVKAAKKLAKEMQNPSKAQQAEQKAAAKAYIEGKMKAAMMADPTMATSPSRQAALVKQATQEFQTMAIKQAIDAAQKADK, encoded by the coding sequence ATGATTTTAACTTTAGTAATAATTAGTGCGATTTTGTTCTTCATCTTCTTCGTGTTGATCTACAATCGTTTTGTTAGTTATGTTTTGTCATTTATCGCCTTTATTCTTTTGGTGGGTTCATTGTTCATGTTAGTGGAAAATGACCATAGCCACTTAGGTATGACGAAAGTAACGACTGAAAAGCAAACTGTAATTTATTCAGCTGGTGACAGTAAATCACCAATTAGCATGCTTTTGTACCAACCTATTGGGACGAATGGTCACGATAATGTGTACATTTATAAAGCTGCCAAGAAGGATAAGAAACCTAGTCACACCCAAACGGATGGTAAGACAACGAATAAGGTTAAGCTTGTTGATTCTGATACAGCAACGCTTGAAGTTAAAACTACTCGTTACGAATACAAACGTTCTTTAGACAAGTTCTTGTTTGGTATTGGTGGTAACGACAAGGAAGTTGTTAAGCGTGTCAACACGTTCAATATCCCTAAGGAAGCTTGGGCGAAGTTGAGTGTTAAGGCAGCTAAGAAGCTCGCTAAAGAAATGCAAAACCCTTCAAAAGCGCAACAAGCTGAACAAAAAGCAGCTGCGAAAGCTTATATTGAAGGCAAGATGAAAGCTGCGATGATGGCTGATCCAACTATGGCCACATCACCAAGTCGTCAAGCAGCTTTAGTTAAGCAAGCTACCCAAGAATTCCAAACGATGGCAATTAAACAAGCTATCGATGCAGCCCAAAAAGCTGATAAGTAA
- a CDS encoding cation diffusion facilitator family transporter has translation MQEHEHGTGTEMTGKKFFTVTILNLVITAVEIIGGVLSGSLALLSDAFHNLGDSLAIVLGYIAFKISLRGQNVKQTYGYKRAQILAAFINAIFLVGLSIFLIIEAIERFWHPSPLNADLMLIVAVVGLIANVASALLLKGGSEHNLNQRATFLHILSDALSSVGVIVAGVLIALFNWVWLDPLVTLLVMAYILKEVWPVVKQTVKILMQATPDLDFCAIQADIDVIPGVMGSHHYHAWQVDEEAVMFSLHVNLQDMLLSDAEVIYDEINRLLMEKYDIKHVTIQAEVHRGEQEGMIDEEEQI, from the coding sequence ATGCAAGAACATGAACATGGTACCGGAACAGAGATGACGGGGAAGAAATTCTTCACGGTCACGATATTGAATTTGGTGATTACGGCGGTTGAAATTATTGGTGGTGTGCTGTCAGGGAGTCTAGCACTCTTGTCAGATGCTTTTCACAATTTGGGCGATTCCTTGGCGATTGTATTAGGTTACATTGCGTTCAAAATTAGTTTGCGCGGACAGAATGTCAAGCAAACTTATGGATATAAACGCGCCCAAATTTTAGCAGCGTTTATTAATGCCATTTTCTTAGTTGGTTTGTCGATTTTTCTAATCATCGAAGCCATTGAACGCTTTTGGCATCCGAGTCCATTGAACGCAGATTTAATGTTGATAGTGGCGGTAGTTGGATTAATTGCAAATGTAGCTTCTGCCCTCCTCTTAAAGGGTGGTAGCGAACATAATTTGAATCAGCGCGCAACATTTTTGCATATTTTGAGTGATGCATTGTCATCAGTTGGCGTGATTGTCGCTGGGGTTCTGATTGCACTCTTTAATTGGGTGTGGTTGGATCCATTGGTGACGTTGCTAGTTATGGCCTATATCCTCAAGGAAGTTTGGCCCGTAGTAAAGCAAACTGTCAAGATTTTGATGCAAGCGACACCAGATTTGGATTTTTGTGCCATTCAAGCTGATATTGATGTTATTCCAGGCGTAATGGGATCACACCACTATCACGCTTGGCAAGTCGATGAAGAAGCGGTGATGTTTTCACTACACGTAAATTTGCAAGACATGCTTTTGAGTGACGCCGAAGTGATTTACGATGAAATTAACCGCTTGCTGATGGAAAAGTATGACATCAAACACGTGACTATTCAGGCCGAAGTTCATCGTGGTGAACAAGAAGGAATGATTGACGAAGAAGAACAGATTTAA
- a CDS encoding cold-shock protein, giving the protein MEQGTVKWFNADKGFGFITRENGEDVFAHFSAIQGDGFKTLDEGQSVSFEVESSDRGPQATNITKN; this is encoded by the coding sequence ATGGAACAAGGTACAGTTAAATGGTTTAACGCCGACAAGGGTTTCGGTTTTATCACTCGTGAAAACGGTGAAGATGTGTTCGCACACTTCTCAGCTATCCAAGGTGACGGTTTCAAGACTCTTGATGAAGGTCAATCAGTTTCTTTCGAAGTTGAAAGTTCAGATCGCGGCCCACAAGCTACTAACATTACTAAGAACTAA
- the rsmG gene encoding 16S rRNA (guanine(527)-N(7))-methyltransferase RsmG: MNEEQFVAALAEHGIKLSDYQLQQFADYYELLVATNEKFNLTAITDKEEVYLKHFYDSLTAAFYFPAIQTEPLKILDVGAGAGFPSIPMKIVFPQLQVGIVDSLQKRIGFLNDLAATLKLDGVAFYHDRAETFGGKKSPHRAEFDVVTARAVARMTVLSELTLPLLKVGGYLVAMKGSGAQVELAKAEFALKTLGGEVESTHAFELPNGDPREIDVVKKIKTTPGKYPRKPGTPNKEALGE; encoded by the coding sequence ATGAACGAAGAACAATTTGTCGCTGCATTAGCAGAACATGGAATCAAGCTATCTGATTATCAATTACAGCAATTTGCTGACTACTATGAACTGTTAGTCGCAACGAATGAAAAGTTCAATTTGACGGCAATCACTGATAAAGAAGAAGTCTATTTAAAGCACTTCTATGATTCTTTAACGGCTGCCTTTTATTTCCCAGCTATCCAAACAGAACCATTAAAGATTTTGGATGTTGGTGCGGGTGCAGGGTTCCCATCAATCCCCATGAAAATCGTTTTCCCACAACTACAAGTTGGGATTGTCGATTCATTACAAAAACGCATTGGCTTTTTGAATGATTTAGCCGCAACTTTAAAATTAGATGGTGTTGCTTTCTATCACGACCGAGCTGAAACGTTTGGTGGTAAGAAATCACCACACCGGGCTGAGTTTGATGTGGTAACAGCACGCGCCGTGGCACGGATGACGGTGTTAAGTGAATTAACATTGCCCCTCCTTAAGGTTGGTGGGTACTTGGTAGCGATGAAGGGATCAGGCGCACAAGTTGAATTGGCCAAGGCTGAGTTTGCACTCAAGACACTCGGCGGTGAAGTTGAATCAACGCACGCATTTGAGTTACCAAATGGCGATCCACGTGAAATTGACGTAGTTAAAAAAATTAAAACCACACCAGGTAAATACCCACGTAAACCTGGAACACCGAATAAAGAAGCCTTGGGTGAATAA